From one Lycium ferocissimum isolate CSIRO_LF1 chromosome 5, AGI_CSIRO_Lferr_CH_V1, whole genome shotgun sequence genomic stretch:
- the LOC132056754 gene encoding rhodanese-like domain-containing protein 4A, chloroplastic, producing MAPHLIAYLLYQIQNIISLLSPLSLMESLSVGILTCLPLKTHKSSPKFTCNSIQFNSPKTRKIPYNSTVVPIHHSTKFQQIFPKLHLSFLCMSLSFPLTSLASETTIPTEEIPTKINVEAILVSIDEFFNKYPFFVAGVTFIWLVVIPLAEEYLQKYKFISAVDAFGKLRDDPNLQLLDVRDKKSLEYLPSPNLRMLNKSVMQVEFREGDDDAFVKKVFENLKERENTTLCVIDNFDGNSIKVAELLVKNGLKEAYAIRGGIRGKKGWQEIQETLLPPSVHIYPKKKVKGLQPQDSNNGVIQANEINSQSPSAIGVTQVEQISNGSVKKSADSTSVTKCGPRSSSPYPNYPDLKPPSSPTPSKPQS from the exons ATGGCGCCACATCTTATCGCCTATCTTCTTTACCAAATCCAGAACATCATTTCCCTTCTCAGTCCTCTCTCTCTAATGGAGTCTCTTTCTGTAGGCATTTTAACTTGTTTACCTCTAAAAACCCACAAATCCTCTCCCAAATTCACCTGCAATTCAATACAATTCAACTCCCCTAAAACCAGAAAAATCCCATACAATTCCACTGTAGTCCCAATTCATCATTCTACAAAATTCCAACAAATCTTTCCAAAACTCCATCTATCTTTCCTTTGTATGagtctttcttttcctcttacttCCCTTGCCTCTGAAACTACAATACCCACTGAAGAAATTCCCACTAAAATCAACGTAGAAGCAATCTTGGTCTCTATTGATGAATTCTTCAACAAGTATCCATTTTTTGTTGCTGGGGTTACATTCATTTGGCTTGTTGTGATCCCATTAGCTGAAGAGTACTTGCAAAAGTATAAGTTCATCTCAGCCGTTGATGCCTTTGGGAAGCTCCGTGATGACCCGAATTTGCAGCTGTTAGATGTTCGGGATAAAAAGAGTTTGGAGTATTTGCCTTCTCCTAATTTGAGAATGTTGAATAAGAGTGTAATGCAGGTTGAATTCCGTGAAGGAGATGACGATGCCTTTGTTAAGAAGGTGTTTGAGAATTTAAAGGAGCGAGAAAATACTACACTTTGTGTTATAGACAA TTTTGATGGAAACTCAATTAAAGTGGCTGAGCTATTGGTCAAAAATGGACTTAAAGAGGCTTATGCTATCCGAGGTGGGATACGAGGCAAGAAAGGATGGCAG GAGATCCAAGAAACCCTTCTCCCTCCATCTGTTCATATCTATCCCAAGAAGAAGGTTAAAGGGTTGCAGCCGCAAGACAGCAATAATGGGGTAATTCaagcaaatgaaattaataGTCAATCTCCATCTGCTATAGGCGTGACCCAAGTTGAGCAGATAAGCAATGGTTCTGTTAAGAAGTCTGCTGACTCAACCTCAGTGACAAAATGCGGTCCTAGGTCATCATCCCCATATCCAAAT TACCCAGATTTGAAGCCCCCATCATCCCCTACTCCTTCAAAGCCTCAAAGTTGA